The Petrotoga miotherma DSM 10691 genome segment TGAATGAAACGTTGATTAATGCCGCATATGGAGGTAGTTTTGGTGTTCCATTGGCAATGGTTGTTGGGGATGATAAACTCAAAAAACAATTGAACCCATATTTTAAACGTTTATACTACGTAGAAACCAAAAGATCCTTAGGCAGATACTCTGCAGAGTTTAAACCTATGAAACAATTACTTGAAGAAATTAAAAGCACAACTAATGAAATGATAGATAAAAACAAAGAATATTTCGATGTTTACACCTTTACTTCACCAATTGAGATGATTGTTGAATTTTCTGACACTTCGAAAGCTGATATGGTCGAATCTATGCCATTAACAGAAAGAATAGACGGAAGAAAGGTGAAAATAAGCAGCGACAATTATCGCGTGATTTTTGAAGCGCTTTTAGCGATAACTTATATATGTGAAGCATAGAAAATGAGAGGTGATTAAAATGAGCAAAATACCAACAGATACAGCAATCTTTGCAGCGGGTTGTTTTTGGGGAGTAGAATACATGTTTAAAAAAATCGAAGGTGTCATCGACGTAGTCAGTGGTTATACAGGTGGTTTTGTTGAAAACCCATCTTATGAACAGGTTTGTAGTGGAAAAACAGGTCATGCAGAATCTGTTTTAATTGTTTTCGATCCAAACATAGTAAGCTACGAATCATTAGTCAGATATTTTTTTGAAATTCATGATTTTAGTCAAGAAAACGGTCAGGGGCCCGACATTGGAGAGCAATATAGAAGCGAAATATTTTACATAAATGAGGAACAAAAAGCAATCGCGGAAAAAGTAAAAGATGAGTTAATCAATAGAGGTTTGAAAGTCGTAACTAAGATAACTAAAGCTTCAGAATTTTACAAAGCAGAGGATTACCACCAAAATTATTATGAAAAAACAGGAAAAGCCCCTTATTGCCACTTCAGAAGAAGAGTTTTTCAAAATGATTATATCAAATTCTTAGTGTAGAATAAGGGGAATAATTTCAAATTTAATTTTTTTAATCGTAATTAAAAAAGGCTTCTACTAGTAGACAAAATTCTTCAAATTTTTCAAAAAACAGCGCATGGCCTGTGTTTTCTAAGTTTGCTAGT includes the following:
- a CDS encoding M55 family metallopeptidase, with translation MRIINKEMIIIKIYISFDFEGLGGVAQWNDVTKNNKDYKQTYAVRQLKALLEELKEHEITLSDSHAEGNNIPWEITEEFPNVKLISGGIRKYYMMTGIDESFDRMIFFGYHAGVGERYSTMDHTYSSSSIHNIWINKVEMNETLINAAYGGSFGVPLAMVVGDDKLKKQLNPYFKRLYYVETKRSLGRYSAEFKPMKQLLEEIKSTTNEMIDKNKEYFDVYTFTSPIEMIVEFSDTSKADMVESMPLTERIDGRKVKISSDNYRVIFEALLAITYICEA
- the msrA gene encoding peptide-methionine (S)-S-oxide reductase MsrA — protein: MSKIPTDTAIFAAGCFWGVEYMFKKIEGVIDVVSGYTGGFVENPSYEQVCSGKTGHAESVLIVFDPNIVSYESLVRYFFEIHDFSQENGQGPDIGEQYRSEIFYINEEQKAIAEKVKDELINRGLKVVTKITKASEFYKAEDYHQNYYEKTGKAPYCHFRRRVFQNDYIKFLV